TAGTTCCGGACTTCGGACTTAGTGTAGCAGGCGAAATAACGCCCGGGAATCCAATCCTCGCTAAAAAAGCGTTTACTGCGTCCCCACGCGAGACTCAAACCCAAAATTCCTCCCGGCTTAAGGGCCTGCCGCAGCTTGGCCAGCTGGCGCACAAACTCTGCGGGCGGCACATGAATCAACGCGGCCGCACACCAAATAGCGTCCCAGAAGGCTTCCTCCAATTTTGCCTGGTCAAAACGCGCGCAAACAATCCTTGCCTTTGGACAACGCCGGCGCGCCTCTTCCACAAAATCCGAGGCCCCGTCCACACCCTGAACCCGCAGCCCCTGCCGCGCCAGCCAATCCAGGTCCATGCCGATGCCGCAGCCATAATCCAGAACCCTGGCCTTTGCAGGTAACTGCGCGGCAAAGTGCTTCAAGAATGGGGAAGGGTGAACGCGCGCAGCCCAGGAAGCCTTAGCTTGATCCGCGTAAACCCGGTACGCACCCAAGGTAGCCTCTGCATAATGGGAAGGGCTGTCACTGGATCCGGGCACGCCGTGCCTCGCAAGAATCGAGAAAGCTCTCGATCCCGTGCATTAGAGCCATCCGTTCCAAAATCATGAGCTGCTTGAGAAGCATCCGCTGCCCCAAACCCCCGGGCTTGTAGTGAGTGGCTAAGTCAATCCCTGTGCGGCCCGTGCCCACTGTGGGGCCAGCCGCATCTTGGAAGCGACAGTAACCGTAAAATTCCCCGACCCCCTCATTCGTCACGCGAAAGCGAAAAATTTCTTCCGGC
This sequence is a window from Candidatus Omnitrophota bacterium. Protein-coding genes within it:
- a CDS encoding class I SAM-dependent methyltransferase — translated: MPGSSDSPSHYAEATLGAYRVYADQAKASWAARVHPSPFLKHFAAQLPAKARVLDYGCGIGMDLDWLARQGLRVQGVDGASDFVEEARRRCPKARIVCARFDQAKLEEAFWDAIWCAAALIHVPPAEFVRQLAKLRQALKPGGILGLSLAWGRSKRFFSEDWIPGRYFACYTKSEVRNYFKAWDLREIRVVSNKDRKGRWIQVLAMSSPCPPHFALSSSLRT